In Streptomyces chartreusis, the following proteins share a genomic window:
- a CDS encoding LysM peptidoglycan-binding domain-containing M23 family metallopeptidase: MPAKGKHRRPKSLRFTRSIAVAGTGGAALALPLMGATGAHAAPSQSVSEKAVQSLPIAGQKAADKKAAQKKADVRTYSVKVGDYLSKIADEQNVSGGWKKLYADNREAVGSDPSLIHPGLKLAVGGKKAATTAPKSSPSKPSSASKSSAKDSSAAKPAAPKKATAAAETTSTVNGFSAPLSGASLGTGYKVAGSMWSSGYHTGVDFAAATGTPLKAVGAGTVVSAGWGGAYGNQVVIQLADGYYAQYAHLSSLSVSSGQTVTAGQQIGLSGATGNVTGPHLHFEIRTTPDYGSDVDPVAYLRAKGVAIG, encoded by the coding sequence ATGCCCGCGAAGGGTAAGCATCGCCGTCCGAAGTCCCTGCGCTTCACCCGCTCCATCGCCGTCGCCGGAACCGGTGGCGCCGCTCTCGCTCTTCCCCTCATGGGAGCCACCGGCGCCCACGCCGCTCCCTCGCAGTCCGTTTCGGAAAAGGCCGTTCAGTCCCTTCCGATCGCCGGCCAGAAGGCCGCCGACAAGAAGGCCGCCCAGAAGAAGGCGGACGTGCGGACCTATTCGGTGAAGGTCGGCGATTACCTTTCGAAGATCGCCGACGAGCAGAACGTCAGCGGTGGCTGGAAGAAGCTCTACGCCGACAACCGTGAGGCCGTCGGCTCCGACCCGTCGCTGATCCACCCGGGTCTCAAGCTCGCCGTCGGCGGCAAGAAGGCCGCGACGACCGCCCCCAAGTCGTCGCCCTCCAAGCCCTCTTCGGCGTCCAAGTCGTCCGCGAAGGACTCGTCCGCCGCGAAGCCCGCCGCGCCGAAGAAGGCGACCGCGGCCGCCGAGACCACCAGCACCGTCAACGGCTTCTCCGCCCCGCTGTCCGGCGCCTCCCTCGGCACCGGCTACAAGGTCGCGGGCAGCATGTGGTCCAGCGGCTACCACACCGGCGTCGACTTCGCCGCCGCCACCGGCACCCCGCTGAAGGCGGTCGGCGCGGGCACCGTCGTCTCGGCCGGCTGGGGCGGCGCGTACGGCAACCAGGTCGTCATCCAGCTCGCCGACGGTTACTACGCCCAGTACGCCCACCTGTCCTCGCTCTCGGTCTCCAGCGGCCAGACCGTGACCGCGGGCCAGCAGATCGGCCTCTCCGGCGCGACCGGCAACGTCACCGGCCCGCACCTGCACTTCGAGATCCGCACCACGCCGGACTACGGCTCGGACGTGGACCCGGTCGCCTACCTGCGCGCCAAGGGTGTCGCCATCGGCTGA
- a CDS encoding MBL fold metallo-hydrolase — protein MAGFRFPSSGLRALRPEAFGVDPSGERMARIRRSPHFKDGVFQNPGGEARTRPSGSMLEFAKVFFDKESRPRRTPDGTIPVHPTTYADLARPPATGLRITWMGHSSILAEIDGHRVLFDPVWGERCSPFPFAGPKRLHPVPLPLAALGPVDVVVISHDHYDHLDMPTIKALAGTDTVFAVPLGVGGHLEHWGVSADRLRELDWHEATKVGGLTLTATPARHFCGRGLRNTQHTLWASWTVASDEHRIYHSGDTGYFEGFKDIGAEHGPFDATMIQVGAYSDFWPDIHMTPDEGVRAHLDLQGGDPTAGVMLPIHWGTFNLAPHPWAEPGERMMRATHKAGVTMAAPRCGEPFEPASLGPVTPWWREVAQAPAEGWPAWPPVAPAPDSTPVS, from the coding sequence GTGGCCGGTTTCCGATTCCCGAGCTCCGGGTTGCGCGCCCTGCGGCCCGAGGCCTTCGGCGTGGATCCGAGCGGTGAGCGCATGGCGCGTATCCGCAGATCACCGCACTTCAAGGACGGGGTGTTCCAGAACCCGGGGGGCGAGGCCCGCACCAGGCCCTCCGGGTCGATGCTGGAGTTCGCCAAGGTCTTCTTCGACAAGGAGTCCCGGCCCCGCCGGACCCCGGACGGCACCATTCCGGTGCACCCCACCACCTACGCCGACCTGGCCAGGCCGCCCGCCACGGGGCTGCGCATTACCTGGATGGGGCACTCCAGCATCCTCGCGGAGATCGACGGCCACCGGGTCCTCTTCGATCCCGTGTGGGGCGAGCGATGCTCCCCGTTCCCCTTCGCCGGGCCGAAGCGGCTGCACCCCGTGCCACTGCCGCTCGCCGCGCTCGGCCCGGTCGACGTCGTCGTCATCTCGCACGACCACTACGACCACCTCGACATGCCGACGATCAAGGCGCTGGCCGGCACCGACACGGTCTTCGCCGTGCCGCTCGGCGTCGGCGGCCACCTCGAACACTGGGGCGTGTCCGCCGACCGGCTGCGCGAGCTGGACTGGCACGAGGCGACCAAGGTCGGCGGGCTCACCCTGACCGCCACCCCGGCCCGCCACTTCTGCGGCCGCGGACTGCGCAACACCCAGCACACGCTCTGGGCGTCCTGGACCGTGGCCTCCGACGAGCACCGGATCTACCACAGCGGTGACACCGGCTACTTCGAGGGCTTCAAGGACATCGGCGCCGAGCACGGCCCGTTCGACGCCACGATGATCCAGGTCGGCGCCTACTCCGACTTCTGGCCCGACATCCACATGACGCCGGACGAGGGCGTCCGGGCCCATCTCGACCTTCAGGGCGGCGACCCGACCGCGGGCGTCATGCTGCCCATCCACTGGGGGACCTTCAATCTGGCGCCGCACCCGTGGGCGGAGCCGGGTGAGCGGATGATGCGGGCCACGCACAAGGCCGGGGTCACGATGGCGGCGCCGCGCTGCGGCGAGCCCTTCGAGCCGGCCTCCTTGGGGCCCGTGACGCCGTGGTGGCGCGAGGTCGCCCAGGCGCCCGCCGAGGGGTGGCCGGCGTGGCCGCCGGTGGCTCCGGCGCCGGACAGTACGCCGGTCTCGTAG
- a CDS encoding TetR/AcrR family transcriptional regulator, whose protein sequence is MARVRLSVAERREELLSAAVEQIEARGVAAVRIADVASVLGVSNALVLYHFDTKEKLVAAAFTHAAEGDLAHLRRLLGRRTTALRRLRAAVRWYAPTGQAKGWRLWIEGWAAALREPALQEVTRDLDRQWKGAIAEVIVEGVAAGEFPCPDPAGTALRLTALLDGLAVQLTSYPGAISRTRAQDWVDEALARELGLERRR, encoded by the coding sequence GTGGCAAGAGTGCGGTTGAGCGTGGCGGAACGGCGTGAGGAGTTGCTGAGCGCCGCCGTCGAGCAGATAGAGGCGCGGGGCGTGGCGGCGGTGAGGATCGCCGACGTGGCCTCGGTGCTCGGCGTGAGCAACGCGCTGGTGCTGTATCACTTCGACACCAAGGAGAAGCTCGTCGCGGCCGCGTTCACCCATGCGGCCGAAGGCGACCTGGCCCATCTGCGCCGGCTCCTCGGACGCCGTACGACGGCGCTGCGGCGGCTGCGGGCTGCCGTGCGCTGGTACGCGCCGACCGGTCAGGCCAAGGGCTGGCGGCTGTGGATCGAGGGCTGGGCGGCAGCGCTGCGCGAACCCGCGCTCCAGGAGGTCACCCGGGACCTCGACCGGCAGTGGAAGGGGGCCATCGCCGAGGTGATCGTCGAGGGCGTCGCCGCCGGCGAGTTTCCCTGCCCGGACCCCGCCGGCACGGCCCTGCGCCTGACGGCCCTGCTAGACGGGCTCGCCGTACAGCTGACGTCGTACCCGGGCGCGATCTCACGCACGCGTGCCCAGGACTGGGTGGACGAGGCGCTCGCCCGGGAACTCGGGCTGGAGCGGAGGCGTTGA
- a CDS encoding Glu/Leu/Phe/Val dehydrogenase dimerization domain-containing protein: MTTPPAPTTPLLSLTWTDHITGRQGFLVVDRLVRGVASGGLRMRPGCTLEEVTGLAQGMSMKEALHYDPEARYVPLGGAKGGIDCDPRDPEAYGLLVRYLRSMRPYIENFWTTGEDLGLAQDVVDRAAVEAGLVSSVQAVYPLLDDEVGARRRLAEAFAVEVDGIGLDELVGGCGVAESVLTALDRAGVPYWRTRVAVQGLGTMGGATARFLTRAGLTVVAVADIKGTIANPAGLDVESLLAARDAYGTVDRAVLRPGDRELPGDAWLSTEAEVLVPAAVSYVIDGANQGRVTARWIAEAANMPVRPDAEALLAARGVTVLPDVVVNSGTNAWWWWTLFGDIAPDADEAFAHTRRSMRALTDLTLARAEADGTAPRAAAHAIAADRLPLITERFGWHR; this comes from the coding sequence ATGACCACCCCACCCGCCCCGACCACTCCCCTGCTGTCCCTGACCTGGACCGACCACATCACCGGCCGTCAGGGCTTCCTGGTCGTCGACCGGCTGGTGCGCGGCGTGGCCAGCGGCGGGCTGCGGATGCGGCCGGGCTGCACGCTGGAGGAGGTCACGGGCCTCGCGCAGGGCATGAGCATGAAGGAGGCCCTGCACTACGACCCGGAGGCGCGGTACGTCCCCCTGGGCGGCGCCAAGGGCGGCATCGACTGCGATCCCCGGGACCCGGAGGCGTACGGGCTGCTGGTGCGCTACCTGCGGAGCATGCGGCCGTACATCGAGAACTTCTGGACCACCGGCGAGGACCTCGGTCTCGCCCAGGACGTGGTCGACCGGGCGGCGGTCGAGGCGGGGCTCGTCTCGTCGGTCCAGGCCGTGTATCCGCTGCTCGACGACGAGGTGGGTGCCCGGCGGCGGCTCGCGGAGGCGTTCGCGGTCGAGGTCGACGGCATCGGGCTGGACGAGCTGGTCGGCGGCTGCGGGGTCGCGGAGTCGGTGCTGACCGCGCTGGACCGGGCCGGCGTGCCGTACTGGAGGACGCGCGTCGCCGTGCAGGGTCTGGGGACCATGGGAGGTGCGACGGCTCGTTTCCTCACGCGCGCGGGGCTCACCGTCGTGGCCGTAGCCGACATCAAGGGCACGATCGCCAATCCGGCCGGGCTCGACGTCGAGAGCCTGCTGGCGGCACGCGACGCCTACGGCACCGTCGACCGGGCCGTGCTGCGTCCCGGGGACCGCGAGCTGCCGGGCGACGCCTGGCTGTCGACCGAGGCGGAGGTGCTGGTGCCGGCGGCCGTGTCGTACGTGATCGACGGCGCGAACCAGGGCCGCGTCACCGCGCGTTGGATCGCCGAGGCGGCCAACATGCCCGTACGGCCCGACGCTGAGGCGCTGCTGGCCGCCCGGGGCGTCACCGTGCTGCCGGACGTCGTGGTCAACTCGGGTACGAACGCCTGGTGGTGGTGGACGCTGTTCGGGGACATCGCCCCGGACGCGGACGAGGCGTTCGCCCACACAAGGCGTTCGATGCGCGCCCTGACCGACCTCACGCTGGCGCGTGCCGAGGCGGACGGGACGGCTCCGCGGGCCGCCGCGCACGCCATCGCGGCGGACCGGCTGCCGTTGATCACCGAACGGTTCGGCTGGCACCGGTGA
- a CDS encoding alpha-galactosidase, with the protein MLEISDNGRTWLLSGPTSSYALHLTGGDELLHLHWGPRIGLADAEALAVRPLPEYWPFESPLDGREEYPVEGGPRFVRPALSVRTDERRGTEWNFERHDSEGDELRLRFRDGGLNVTLHYRMRGDVVERWVTLDNRGADLELLRADSAAWTLPDREGWRLSQLHGRWGAESRLAQAPLTYGEKVIGSRRGHTGHQHLPWVALDTDATEERGEVYGCALGWSGSWRIAVAQLPDARVQVAGGAGYDDSGLLRLTAGETFTTPVFAGLWSDGGFGGASRAWHAYQRAYVIPDADQDRPVLFNSWEATEFDISEEQQSLLARRAAAIGVELFVVDDGWFGTRTSDRAGLGDWTPNPDRFPSGLKPLAEYVHALGMQFGIWVEPEMVNPDSELYRAHPDWIQYQSGRKRTEFRNQLVLNLARDDVREYLWERLDGLLSSAPIDYVKWDFNRCFSDAGWPGEAYPQRLWVDHVRALYDLLDRLRAAHPGVAFESCSGGGGRIDLGVLGRTDQVWTSDNTDPLDRLAIQHGFSQIHPARAMAAWVTDSPNAMLNHRASSLRFRFVSAMAGVLGVGGDLARWTEEELAEAGEWVTLYKEIRPLVQRGDLYRLRPPRGGLSAVQYVLGGETVVLAWLQAQSYGEPLPALRLRGLDPTAAYQCLETGEIHRGAVLVHHGLRAGLKGDLDAAVIRLRRI; encoded by the coding sequence GGAGTACTGGCCCTTCGAGTCCCCGCTCGACGGACGCGAGGAGTACCCCGTCGAGGGCGGCCCCCGCTTCGTGCGGCCCGCCCTGTCCGTGCGCACCGACGAGCGGCGCGGCACCGAGTGGAACTTCGAGCGCCACGACTCCGAGGGTGACGAACTGCGGTTGCGCTTCCGTGACGGCGGACTGAACGTCACGCTGCACTACCGGATGCGCGGGGACGTCGTCGAGCGCTGGGTGACCCTGGACAACCGGGGGGCCGACCTGGAACTGCTGCGCGCCGACTCCGCGGCCTGGACCCTGCCCGACCGGGAGGGCTGGCGGCTGTCGCAGCTGCACGGCCGCTGGGGCGCCGAGTCACGGCTTGCGCAGGCCCCGCTCACCTACGGCGAGAAGGTCATCGGCAGCCGCCGCGGGCACACCGGACACCAGCACCTGCCGTGGGTCGCGCTCGACACGGACGCCACCGAGGAGCGTGGCGAGGTCTACGGCTGCGCCCTCGGCTGGTCCGGGTCCTGGCGGATCGCCGTGGCCCAACTCCCGGACGCGCGCGTGCAGGTCGCCGGCGGCGCCGGGTACGACGACTCGGGCCTGCTGCGGCTGACCGCGGGGGAGACCTTCACCACGCCCGTCTTCGCCGGCCTCTGGAGCGACGGCGGCTTCGGCGGGGCGAGCCGCGCCTGGCACGCGTACCAGCGCGCGTATGTGATCCCGGACGCCGATCAGGACCGGCCGGTGCTGTTCAACTCCTGGGAAGCGACCGAGTTCGACATCTCCGAGGAGCAGCAGAGCCTCCTCGCGCGGCGGGCCGCGGCCATCGGCGTCGAGCTGTTCGTGGTCGACGACGGCTGGTTCGGGACGCGCACCAGCGACCGCGCCGGGCTCGGCGACTGGACGCCCAACCCCGACCGCTTCCCCTCCGGCCTCAAGCCGCTCGCCGAGTACGTGCACGCGCTCGGCATGCAGTTCGGCATCTGGGTCGAGCCGGAAATGGTCAATCCTGACAGTGAGCTGTATCGCGCACATCCTGATTGGATTCAGTATCAATCGGGACGAAAGCGGACGGAATTTCGCAATCAGCTGGTGCTGAACCTCGCCCGCGACGACGTCCGGGAGTACCTCTGGGAGCGGCTCGACGGGCTGCTCTCCAGCGCTCCGATCGACTATGTGAAGTGGGACTTCAACCGCTGCTTCAGCGACGCCGGCTGGCCCGGTGAGGCGTATCCGCAGCGCCTGTGGGTCGACCATGTGCGTGCCCTGTACGACCTGCTGGACCGGCTGCGCGCCGCTCACCCCGGCGTCGCCTTCGAGTCCTGCTCGGGCGGCGGCGGGCGCATCGACCTCGGCGTGCTCGGCCGTACGGACCAGGTGTGGACCTCGGACAACACCGACCCGCTCGACCGGCTCGCCATCCAGCACGGCTTCAGCCAGATCCACCCGGCCCGGGCCATGGCCGCCTGGGTCACCGACAGCCCGAACGCCATGCTCAACCACCGTGCCAGCTCGCTGCGCTTCCGCTTCGTGAGCGCGATGGCCGGGGTGCTCGGGGTCGGCGGCGACCTCGCGCGGTGGACCGAGGAGGAGCTCGCCGAGGCCGGGGAGTGGGTGACGCTCTACAAGGAGATCCGGCCCCTGGTGCAGCGCGGCGACCTGTACCGGTTGCGGCCTCCGCGGGGCGGGCTGAGCGCGGTGCAGTACGTGCTCGGGGGCGAAACGGTCGTTCTGGCCTGGCTCCAGGCGCAGAGCTACGGCGAGCCTCTTCCGGCGCTCCGGCTGCGGGGTCTGGATCCGACAGCTGCGTATCAATGCCTTGAAACGGGCGAAATTCACCGAGGGGCCGTATTGGTGCATCACGGACTGCGGGCCGGCTTGAAGGGTGACCTCGATGCGGCAGTTATTCGCCTCCGTCGCATCTAG
- a CDS encoding SGNH/GDSL hydrolase family protein, producing MIGSYVAVGDSFTEGVGDPGPDGAFVGWADRFAVLLADRRPEGDFNYTNLAVRGKLLDQIIEYQLPKAAELAPDLVSFCAGGNDIIRPGTDPDEVAERFERAIVRLTSAVGTVMVTTGFDTRGVPVLKHLRGKIATYNGHVRAIADRYGCPVLDLWSLKTVQDRRAWDDDRLHLSPEGHTRVALRAGQVLGLEIPADPDQPWPPLPPRGTLEVRRDDVHWAREYLVPWIGRRLRGESSGDHVTAKGALSPDDIKMRIRAVA from the coding sequence GTGATCGGGTCGTACGTTGCGGTGGGGGACAGCTTCACCGAGGGCGTCGGCGACCCCGGCCCCGACGGCGCGTTCGTCGGCTGGGCCGACCGGTTCGCGGTCCTGCTCGCGGACCGGCGCCCCGAGGGCGACTTCAACTACACGAACCTCGCCGTACGCGGCAAACTGCTCGACCAGATCATCGAGTACCAGCTCCCGAAGGCCGCCGAACTGGCCCCGGACCTGGTCTCGTTCTGTGCGGGCGGCAACGACATCATCCGACCCGGAACCGACCCAGACGAGGTCGCCGAGCGCTTCGAGCGGGCGATCGTCCGGCTCACCTCGGCCGTCGGCACCGTCATGGTGACGACCGGCTTCGACACCCGCGGCGTGCCCGTGCTGAAGCATCTGCGCGGCAAGATCGCCACGTACAACGGACATGTGCGGGCCATCGCCGACCGGTACGGCTGTCCGGTGCTCGACCTGTGGTCCCTGAAGACCGTTCAGGACCGCCGCGCCTGGGACGACGACCGGCTCCACCTTTCTCCCGAGGGGCACACGCGCGTGGCGCTCCGCGCGGGCCAGGTCCTCGGCCTGGAGATCCCCGCCGACCCGGACCAGCCCTGGCCGCCGCTCCCGCCCCGCGGCACCCTCGAGGTCCGCCGGGACGACGTCCACTGGGCACGCGAGTACCTGGTGCCGTGGATCGGCCGGCGACTGCGCGGCGAGTCGTCGGGCGACCATGTGACGGCCAAGGGCGCGCTGTCCCCGGACGACATCAAGATGCGGATCCGAGCGGTGGCTTGA